A genomic region of Notamacropus eugenii isolate mMacEug1 chromosome 3, mMacEug1.pri_v2, whole genome shotgun sequence contains the following coding sequences:
- the DTX3 gene encoding probable E3 ubiquitin-protein ligase DTX3 isoform X2: MGSPVSFVLSRMAACGGSCKNKVTVSKPVWDFLSKETPGRLARLRDEHRISILIDGETSDIYVLQLAPQGPHPAPPNSLYLARKALKGLLKEAEKELKKAQRQGELMGCLSLGGGSEHPELHRPGPPPLRAAPLLPLGARAPLPPPPPLPPPPPPRLREEAEEQESTCPICLGEIQNAKTLEKCRHSFCEGCITRALQVKKACPMCGRFYGQLVGNQPQNGRMLVSKDASLLLPSYEKYGTIVIQYVFPPGVQGAEHPNPGVRYPGTTRVAYLPDCPEGNKVLTLFRKAFDQRLTFTIGTSMTTGRPNVITWNDIHHKTSCTGGPQLFGYPDPTYLTRVQEELRAKGITDD, encoded by the exons ATGGGCTCTCCAG TGTCGTTCGTCCTGTCCAGGATGGCGGCCTGTGGGGGCAGCTGCAAGAACAAGGTGACGGTCTCAAAGCCAGTGTGGGACTTCCTGAGCAAGGAAACACCAGGGCGACTGGCCCGGCTTCGGGATGAACACCGAATATCCATCCTCATCGATGGAGAGACGTCGGACATCTATGTTCTCCAGCTTGCTCCCCAGGGCCCCCACCCAGCCCCTCCCAATAGCCTCTACCTTGCTAGAAAGGCTCTCAAGGGGCTGctgaaggaggcagagaaggagctgaagaaggcACAAAGGCAGGGGGAGTTGATGGGCTGCCTGTCATTGGGGGGTGGGAGTGAGCATCCAGAGCTGCACCGCCCAGGGCCCCCTCCTCTCCGGGCTGCTCCACTGCTGCCCCTGGGGGCCAGAGCCCCCTTACCTCCTCCACCTCCTTTGCCCCCACCTCCTCCGCCCCGCCTACGAGAGGAGGCGGAAGAGCAGGAGAGCACTTGTCCCATTTGCTTGGGGGAGATCCAGAATGCCAAGACACTGGAAAAGTGCCGACACTCATTCTGTGAAGGCTGCATTACCCGGGCATTGCAGGTGAAGAAGGCCTGCCCCATGTGTGGTCGTTTCTATGGGCAGCTGGTAGGCAACCAGCCCCAGAATGGGCGAATGCTGGTCTCCAAGGATGCCAGCCTCCTGCTGCCTAGCTATGAGAAATATGGAACCATTGTCATCCAGTACGTCTTCCCACCTGGCGTCCAAGGG GCCGAGCACCCAAACCCTGGCGTTCGGTATCCTGGCACCACACGGGTGGCCTACCTCCCAGACTGCCCCGAGGGCAACAAGGTGCTGACTCTGTTCCGAAAGGCTTTTGACCAGCGTCTCACCTTCACCATTGGCACTTCCATGACCACGGGGAGACCAAATGTCATCACTTGGAACGACATCCACCACAAGACCAGCTGCACTGGGGGACCCCAGCT ATTTGGGTACCCGGATCCCACCTACCTGACCAGGGTGCAAGAGGAACTGAGAGCCAAGGGCATAACAGATGATTAA
- the DTX3 gene encoding probable E3 ubiquitin-protein ligase DTX3 isoform X1 — MGSPVSFVLSRMAACGGSCKNKVTVSKPVWDFLSKETPGRLARLRDEHRISILIDGETSDIYVLQLAPQGPHPAPPNSLYLARKALKGLLKEAEKELKKAQRQGELMGCLSLGGGSEHPELHRPGPPPLRAAPLLPLGARAPLPPPPPLPPPPPPRLREEAEEQESTCPICLGEIQNAKTLEKCRHSFCEGCITRALQVKKACPMCGRFYGQLVGNQPQNGRMLVSKDASLLLPSYEKYGTIVIQYVFPPGVQGAEHPNPGVRYPGTTRVAYLPDCPEGNKVLTLFRKAFDQRLTFTIGTSMTTGRPNVITWNDIHHKTSCTGGPQLCDTSPIPLSLLTPTAMMWPSTLALGTFLNM; from the exons ATGGGCTCTCCAG TGTCGTTCGTCCTGTCCAGGATGGCGGCCTGTGGGGGCAGCTGCAAGAACAAGGTGACGGTCTCAAAGCCAGTGTGGGACTTCCTGAGCAAGGAAACACCAGGGCGACTGGCCCGGCTTCGGGATGAACACCGAATATCCATCCTCATCGATGGAGAGACGTCGGACATCTATGTTCTCCAGCTTGCTCCCCAGGGCCCCCACCCAGCCCCTCCCAATAGCCTCTACCTTGCTAGAAAGGCTCTCAAGGGGCTGctgaaggaggcagagaaggagctgaagaaggcACAAAGGCAGGGGGAGTTGATGGGCTGCCTGTCATTGGGGGGTGGGAGTGAGCATCCAGAGCTGCACCGCCCAGGGCCCCCTCCTCTCCGGGCTGCTCCACTGCTGCCCCTGGGGGCCAGAGCCCCCTTACCTCCTCCACCTCCTTTGCCCCCACCTCCTCCGCCCCGCCTACGAGAGGAGGCGGAAGAGCAGGAGAGCACTTGTCCCATTTGCTTGGGGGAGATCCAGAATGCCAAGACACTGGAAAAGTGCCGACACTCATTCTGTGAAGGCTGCATTACCCGGGCATTGCAGGTGAAGAAGGCCTGCCCCATGTGTGGTCGTTTCTATGGGCAGCTGGTAGGCAACCAGCCCCAGAATGGGCGAATGCTGGTCTCCAAGGATGCCAGCCTCCTGCTGCCTAGCTATGAGAAATATGGAACCATTGTCATCCAGTACGTCTTCCCACCTGGCGTCCAAGGG GCCGAGCACCCAAACCCTGGCGTTCGGTATCCTGGCACCACACGGGTGGCCTACCTCCCAGACTGCCCCGAGGGCAACAAGGTGCTGACTCTGTTCCGAAAGGCTTTTGACCAGCGTCTCACCTTCACCATTGGCACTTCCATGACCACGGGGAGACCAAATGTCATCACTTGGAACGACATCCACCACAAGACCAGCTGCACTGGGGGACCCCAGCTGTGCGACACCTCTccaattcctctctctctcctgaccCCCACTGCCATGATGTGGCCCTCAACCCTTGCCCTGGGAACCTTCCTAAATATGTAG
- the DTX3 gene encoding probable E3 ubiquitin-protein ligase DTX3 isoform X4: MAACGGSCKNKVTVSKPVWDFLSKETPGRLARLRDEHRISILIDGETSDIYVLQLAPQGPHPAPPNSLYLARKALKGLLKEAEKELKKAQRQGELMGCLSLGGGSEHPELHRPGPPPLRAAPLLPLGARAPLPPPPPLPPPPPPRLREEAEEQESTCPICLGEIQNAKTLEKCRHSFCEGCITRALQVKKACPMCGRFYGQLVGNQPQNGRMLVSKDASLLLPSYEKYGTIVIQYVFPPGVQGAEHPNPGVRYPGTTRVAYLPDCPEGNKVLTLFRKAFDQRLTFTIGTSMTTGRPNVITWNDIHHKTSCTGGPQLFGYPDPTYLTRVQEELRAKGITDD; the protein is encoded by the exons ATGGCGGCCTGTGGGGGCAGCTGCAAGAACAAGGTGACGGTCTCAAAGCCAGTGTGGGACTTCCTGAGCAAGGAAACACCAGGGCGACTGGCCCGGCTTCGGGATGAACACCGAATATCCATCCTCATCGATGGAGAGACGTCGGACATCTATGTTCTCCAGCTTGCTCCCCAGGGCCCCCACCCAGCCCCTCCCAATAGCCTCTACCTTGCTAGAAAGGCTCTCAAGGGGCTGctgaaggaggcagagaaggagctgaagaaggcACAAAGGCAGGGGGAGTTGATGGGCTGCCTGTCATTGGGGGGTGGGAGTGAGCATCCAGAGCTGCACCGCCCAGGGCCCCCTCCTCTCCGGGCTGCTCCACTGCTGCCCCTGGGGGCCAGAGCCCCCTTACCTCCTCCACCTCCTTTGCCCCCACCTCCTCCGCCCCGCCTACGAGAGGAGGCGGAAGAGCAGGAGAGCACTTGTCCCATTTGCTTGGGGGAGATCCAGAATGCCAAGACACTGGAAAAGTGCCGACACTCATTCTGTGAAGGCTGCATTACCCGGGCATTGCAGGTGAAGAAGGCCTGCCCCATGTGTGGTCGTTTCTATGGGCAGCTGGTAGGCAACCAGCCCCAGAATGGGCGAATGCTGGTCTCCAAGGATGCCAGCCTCCTGCTGCCTAGCTATGAGAAATATGGAACCATTGTCATCCAGTACGTCTTCCCACCTGGCGTCCAAGGG GCCGAGCACCCAAACCCTGGCGTTCGGTATCCTGGCACCACACGGGTGGCCTACCTCCCAGACTGCCCCGAGGGCAACAAGGTGCTGACTCTGTTCCGAAAGGCTTTTGACCAGCGTCTCACCTTCACCATTGGCACTTCCATGACCACGGGGAGACCAAATGTCATCACTTGGAACGACATCCACCACAAGACCAGCTGCACTGGGGGACCCCAGCT ATTTGGGTACCCGGATCCCACCTACCTGACCAGGGTGCAAGAGGAACTGAGAGCCAAGGGCATAACAGATGATTAA
- the DTX3 gene encoding probable E3 ubiquitin-protein ligase DTX3 isoform X3 has product MAACGGSCKNKVTVSKPVWDFLSKETPGRLARLRDEHRISILIDGETSDIYVLQLAPQGPHPAPPNSLYLARKALKGLLKEAEKELKKAQRQGELMGCLSLGGGSEHPELHRPGPPPLRAAPLLPLGARAPLPPPPPLPPPPPPRLREEAEEQESTCPICLGEIQNAKTLEKCRHSFCEGCITRALQVKKACPMCGRFYGQLVGNQPQNGRMLVSKDASLLLPSYEKYGTIVIQYVFPPGVQGAEHPNPGVRYPGTTRVAYLPDCPEGNKVLTLFRKAFDQRLTFTIGTSMTTGRPNVITWNDIHHKTSCTGGPQLCDTSPIPLSLLTPTAMMWPSTLALGTFLNM; this is encoded by the exons ATGGCGGCCTGTGGGGGCAGCTGCAAGAACAAGGTGACGGTCTCAAAGCCAGTGTGGGACTTCCTGAGCAAGGAAACACCAGGGCGACTGGCCCGGCTTCGGGATGAACACCGAATATCCATCCTCATCGATGGAGAGACGTCGGACATCTATGTTCTCCAGCTTGCTCCCCAGGGCCCCCACCCAGCCCCTCCCAATAGCCTCTACCTTGCTAGAAAGGCTCTCAAGGGGCTGctgaaggaggcagagaaggagctgaagaaggcACAAAGGCAGGGGGAGTTGATGGGCTGCCTGTCATTGGGGGGTGGGAGTGAGCATCCAGAGCTGCACCGCCCAGGGCCCCCTCCTCTCCGGGCTGCTCCACTGCTGCCCCTGGGGGCCAGAGCCCCCTTACCTCCTCCACCTCCTTTGCCCCCACCTCCTCCGCCCCGCCTACGAGAGGAGGCGGAAGAGCAGGAGAGCACTTGTCCCATTTGCTTGGGGGAGATCCAGAATGCCAAGACACTGGAAAAGTGCCGACACTCATTCTGTGAAGGCTGCATTACCCGGGCATTGCAGGTGAAGAAGGCCTGCCCCATGTGTGGTCGTTTCTATGGGCAGCTGGTAGGCAACCAGCCCCAGAATGGGCGAATGCTGGTCTCCAAGGATGCCAGCCTCCTGCTGCCTAGCTATGAGAAATATGGAACCATTGTCATCCAGTACGTCTTCCCACCTGGCGTCCAAGGG GCCGAGCACCCAAACCCTGGCGTTCGGTATCCTGGCACCACACGGGTGGCCTACCTCCCAGACTGCCCCGAGGGCAACAAGGTGCTGACTCTGTTCCGAAAGGCTTTTGACCAGCGTCTCACCTTCACCATTGGCACTTCCATGACCACGGGGAGACCAAATGTCATCACTTGGAACGACATCCACCACAAGACCAGCTGCACTGGGGGACCCCAGCTGTGCGACACCTCTccaattcctctctctctcctgaccCCCACTGCCATGATGTGGCCCTCAACCCTTGCCCTGGGAACCTTCCTAAATATGTAG
- the ARHGEF25 gene encoding rho guanine nucleotide exchange factor 25 isoform X3, whose product MKPPDRPTSGRTDRMLGAMGGMLRACALPEPEGGWIRESTLASGEELPELTLLTTLLEGPGDRTQESTTSQPTEETPTQTTESEEEKRKRALDRSMYVLGELVETEKMYVEDLGQIVEGYMATMTAQGIPENLRGRDRIVFGNIQQIYEWHRDYFLQELQKCLQDPDWLAQLFIKHERRLHMYVIYCQNKPKSEHVMSEFGDSYFEELRQQLGHRLQLNDLLIKPVQRIMQYQLLLKDFLKYYSKAKKNTEELEHAVEVMCFVPKRCNDMMSLGRLRGFEGKLTTQGKLLGQDTFWVTEPEAGGLLPARGRERRVFLFEQIVIFSEALGGGVRGGTQPGYVYKNSIKVSCLGLEKNTQGDPCRFTLTSRGPEGGVQRYILQASDPTISEAWTQHIAQILESQRNFLNALQSPIEYQRRESQTNSLGRIGGSVGGSPGRSRLGDRAPISTHTPINGSLPSLLLPPVGVAESHLPQNEQAPPAPEDLICQARLAKLDEDEL is encoded by the exons ATGAAGCCCCCAGATCGCCCCACCTCGGGCCGCACTGACCGGATGCTGGGGGCGATGGGGGGCATGCTGCGCGCATGCGCCCTGCCAGAGCCTGAGGGG GGATGGATTCGGGAGTCAACTCTAGCCTCAGGGGAGGAATTACCAGAATTGACCTTACTGACCACTTTATTGGAGGGACCTGGAGACAGGACCCAG GAAAGTACAACTTCCCAGCCCACTGAGGAGACTCCCACTCAAACTacagaaagtgaggaagaaaaaaggaagagggcaTTGGACAGGAGTAT GTATGTCCTGGGTGAACTGGTGGAAACCGAAAAAATGTACGTGGAGGACTTGGGACAGATTGTGGAG GGCTACATGGCAACCATGACAGCCCAGGGCATCCCTGAAAATCTGCGAGGTCGAGACAGGATTGTGTTTGGGAATATCCAGCAAATCTATGAATGGCACCGAGA TTACTTCCTTCAAGAACTACAAAAATGTCTTCAGGATCCTGATTGGCTGGCCCAGCTCTTCATTAAGCAT GAGAGAAGGCTACACATGTATGTTATTTACTGCCAGAACAAACCCAAGTCTGAACATGTCATGTCTGAATTTGGAGATAGCTACTTTGAG GAGCTTCGTCAGCAGCTTGGTCACCGTCTTCAGCTTAATGACCTTCTCATCAAACCTGTACAGAGAATCATGCAATACCAGCTGTTACTCAAG GATTTCCTCAAATATTATAGCAAAGCCAAGAAGAATACTGAAGAGCTTGAG CATGCAGTAGAGGTCATGTGCTTTGTGCCCAAACGCTGCAATGACATGATGAGTCTGGGGCGACTTCGAGGCTTTGAG GGCAAGTTGACGACCCAGGGGAAGCTCCTGGGTCAGGACACATTCTGGGTTACTGAACCTGAAGCAGGGGGACTGCTTCCTGCCCGGGGTCGAGAGAGACGAGTCTTCCTCTTTGAACAAATCGTCATCTTCAGCGAGGCCCTAGGGGGAGGGGTTAGGGGTGGGACACAACCTGGATACGTCTATAAGAACAGCATTAAG GTCAGCTGTCTGGGCCTGGAGAAGAACACTCAAGGAGATCCCTGTCGGTTCACCTTGACTTCAAGAGGGCCAGAGGGTGGTGTCCAGCGCTACATTCTACAGGCTTCGGATCCAACAATCAGTGAGGCCTGGACTCAGCATATAGCCCAGATCCTGGAAAGTCAGAGGAATTTCCTGAATG CACTGCAGTCACCGATCGAATACCAGCGACGGGAAAGCCAGACTAACAGCTTGGGAAGAATAGGAGGGTCTGTGGGGGGAAGCCCTGGACGATCCCGGCTTGGGGACCGAGCCCCCATCAGCACACATACACCCATCAAtggctccctcccttccctgttGCTGCCCCCAGTGGGGGTGGCTGAAAGCCACCTGCCTCAGAATGAACAG GCCCCTCCTGCACCTGAGGACCTTATCTGCCAGGCCCGGCTGGCCAAGCTGGATGAAGATGAGCTATGA
- the ARHGEF25 gene encoding rho guanine nucleotide exchange factor 25 isoform X4, with product MKPPDRPTSGRTDRMLGAMGGMLRACALPEPEGESTTSQPTEETPTQTTESEEEKRKRALDRSMYVLGELVETEKMYVEDLGQIVEGYMATMTAQGIPENLRGRDRIVFGNIQQIYEWHRDYFLQELQKCLQDPDWLAQLFIKHERRLHMYVIYCQNKPKSEHVMSEFGDSYFEELRQQLGHRLQLNDLLIKPVQRIMQYQLLLKDFLKYYSKAKKNTEELEHAVEVMCFVPKRCNDMMSLGRLRGFEGKLTTQGKLLGQDTFWVTEPEAGGLLPARGRERRVFLFEQIVIFSEALGGGVRGGTQPGYVYKNSIKVSCLGLEKNTQGDPCRFTLTSRGPEGGVQRYILQASDPTISEAWTQHIAQILESQRNFLNALQSPIEYQRRESQTNSLGRIGGSVGGSPGRSRLGDRAPISTHTPINGSLPSLLLPPVGVAESHLPQNEQAPPAPEDLICQARLAKLDEDEL from the exons ATGAAGCCCCCAGATCGCCCCACCTCGGGCCGCACTGACCGGATGCTGGGGGCGATGGGGGGCATGCTGCGCGCATGCGCCCTGCCAGAGCCTGAGGGG GAAAGTACAACTTCCCAGCCCACTGAGGAGACTCCCACTCAAACTacagaaagtgaggaagaaaaaaggaagagggcaTTGGACAGGAGTAT GTATGTCCTGGGTGAACTGGTGGAAACCGAAAAAATGTACGTGGAGGACTTGGGACAGATTGTGGAG GGCTACATGGCAACCATGACAGCCCAGGGCATCCCTGAAAATCTGCGAGGTCGAGACAGGATTGTGTTTGGGAATATCCAGCAAATCTATGAATGGCACCGAGA TTACTTCCTTCAAGAACTACAAAAATGTCTTCAGGATCCTGATTGGCTGGCCCAGCTCTTCATTAAGCAT GAGAGAAGGCTACACATGTATGTTATTTACTGCCAGAACAAACCCAAGTCTGAACATGTCATGTCTGAATTTGGAGATAGCTACTTTGAG GAGCTTCGTCAGCAGCTTGGTCACCGTCTTCAGCTTAATGACCTTCTCATCAAACCTGTACAGAGAATCATGCAATACCAGCTGTTACTCAAG GATTTCCTCAAATATTATAGCAAAGCCAAGAAGAATACTGAAGAGCTTGAG CATGCAGTAGAGGTCATGTGCTTTGTGCCCAAACGCTGCAATGACATGATGAGTCTGGGGCGACTTCGAGGCTTTGAG GGCAAGTTGACGACCCAGGGGAAGCTCCTGGGTCAGGACACATTCTGGGTTACTGAACCTGAAGCAGGGGGACTGCTTCCTGCCCGGGGTCGAGAGAGACGAGTCTTCCTCTTTGAACAAATCGTCATCTTCAGCGAGGCCCTAGGGGGAGGGGTTAGGGGTGGGACACAACCTGGATACGTCTATAAGAACAGCATTAAG GTCAGCTGTCTGGGCCTGGAGAAGAACACTCAAGGAGATCCCTGTCGGTTCACCTTGACTTCAAGAGGGCCAGAGGGTGGTGTCCAGCGCTACATTCTACAGGCTTCGGATCCAACAATCAGTGAGGCCTGGACTCAGCATATAGCCCAGATCCTGGAAAGTCAGAGGAATTTCCTGAATG CACTGCAGTCACCGATCGAATACCAGCGACGGGAAAGCCAGACTAACAGCTTGGGAAGAATAGGAGGGTCTGTGGGGGGAAGCCCTGGACGATCCCGGCTTGGGGACCGAGCCCCCATCAGCACACATACACCCATCAAtggctccctcccttccctgttGCTGCCCCCAGTGGGGGTGGCTGAAAGCCACCTGCCTCAGAATGAACAG GCCCCTCCTGCACCTGAGGACCTTATCTGCCAGGCCCGGCTGGCCAAGCTGGATGAAGATGAGCTATGA
- the ARHGEF25 gene encoding rho guanine nucleotide exchange factor 25 isoform X1 — protein sequence MKPPDRPTSGRTDRMLGAMGGMLRACALPEPEGSPSRSLLRLGERETEAKSTKWDKRGEVETAASAPTRELESYSIAGSEGSVSASVASVLAPTSVPSSGFSSGPCSPGPPGPISGLRRWLDHSRHCLSVETETDNDQAGSCQGWIRESTLASGEELPELTLLTTLLEGPGDRTQESTTSQPTEETPTQTTESEEEKRKRALDRSMYVLGELVETEKMYVEDLGQIVEGYMATMTAQGIPENLRGRDRIVFGNIQQIYEWHRDYFLQELQKCLQDPDWLAQLFIKHERRLHMYVIYCQNKPKSEHVMSEFGDSYFEELRQQLGHRLQLNDLLIKPVQRIMQYQLLLKDFLKYYSKAKKNTEELEHAVEVMCFVPKRCNDMMSLGRLRGFEGKLTTQGKLLGQDTFWVTEPEAGGLLPARGRERRVFLFEQIVIFSEALGGGVRGGTQPGYVYKNSIKVSCLGLEKNTQGDPCRFTLTSRGPEGGVQRYILQASDPTISEAWTQHIAQILESQRNFLNALQSPIEYQRRESQTNSLGRIGGSVGGSPGRSRLGDRAPISTHTPINGSLPSLLLPPVGVAESHLPQNEQAPPAPEDLICQARLAKLDEDEL from the exons ATGAAGCCCCCAGATCGCCCCACCTCGGGCCGCACTGACCGGATGCTGGGGGCGATGGGGGGCATGCTGCGCGCATGCGCCCTGCCAGAGCCTGAGGGG TCCCCCAGCAGGAGCCTCCTGAGGCTGGgggaaagggaaactgaggctaaaagtaCGAAGTGGGATAAGAGAGGGGAGGTAGAAACTGCGGCCTCCGCACCGACTCGGGAGCTTG AGTCCTATTCCATTGCTGGCAGTGAAGGCAGTGTCTCTGCTTCTGTTGCCTCTGTCCTGGCCCCCACTTCTGTCCCTAGTTCTGGATTCAGCTCTGGTCCCTGCTCCCCTGGACCTCCAGGGCCTATCAGTGGCTTGAGGCGGTGGTTGGACCACTCTAGACACTGCCTcagtgtggaaactgagacagacaatgACCAGGCAGGATCATGTCAG GGATGGATTCGGGAGTCAACTCTAGCCTCAGGGGAGGAATTACCAGAATTGACCTTACTGACCACTTTATTGGAGGGACCTGGAGACAGGACCCAG GAAAGTACAACTTCCCAGCCCACTGAGGAGACTCCCACTCAAACTacagaaagtgaggaagaaaaaaggaagagggcaTTGGACAGGAGTAT GTATGTCCTGGGTGAACTGGTGGAAACCGAAAAAATGTACGTGGAGGACTTGGGACAGATTGTGGAG GGCTACATGGCAACCATGACAGCCCAGGGCATCCCTGAAAATCTGCGAGGTCGAGACAGGATTGTGTTTGGGAATATCCAGCAAATCTATGAATGGCACCGAGA TTACTTCCTTCAAGAACTACAAAAATGTCTTCAGGATCCTGATTGGCTGGCCCAGCTCTTCATTAAGCAT GAGAGAAGGCTACACATGTATGTTATTTACTGCCAGAACAAACCCAAGTCTGAACATGTCATGTCTGAATTTGGAGATAGCTACTTTGAG GAGCTTCGTCAGCAGCTTGGTCACCGTCTTCAGCTTAATGACCTTCTCATCAAACCTGTACAGAGAATCATGCAATACCAGCTGTTACTCAAG GATTTCCTCAAATATTATAGCAAAGCCAAGAAGAATACTGAAGAGCTTGAG CATGCAGTAGAGGTCATGTGCTTTGTGCCCAAACGCTGCAATGACATGATGAGTCTGGGGCGACTTCGAGGCTTTGAG GGCAAGTTGACGACCCAGGGGAAGCTCCTGGGTCAGGACACATTCTGGGTTACTGAACCTGAAGCAGGGGGACTGCTTCCTGCCCGGGGTCGAGAGAGACGAGTCTTCCTCTTTGAACAAATCGTCATCTTCAGCGAGGCCCTAGGGGGAGGGGTTAGGGGTGGGACACAACCTGGATACGTCTATAAGAACAGCATTAAG GTCAGCTGTCTGGGCCTGGAGAAGAACACTCAAGGAGATCCCTGTCGGTTCACCTTGACTTCAAGAGGGCCAGAGGGTGGTGTCCAGCGCTACATTCTACAGGCTTCGGATCCAACAATCAGTGAGGCCTGGACTCAGCATATAGCCCAGATCCTGGAAAGTCAGAGGAATTTCCTGAATG CACTGCAGTCACCGATCGAATACCAGCGACGGGAAAGCCAGACTAACAGCTTGGGAAGAATAGGAGGGTCTGTGGGGGGAAGCCCTGGACGATCCCGGCTTGGGGACCGAGCCCCCATCAGCACACATACACCCATCAAtggctccctcccttccctgttGCTGCCCCCAGTGGGGGTGGCTGAAAGCCACCTGCCTCAGAATGAACAG GCCCCTCCTGCACCTGAGGACCTTATCTGCCAGGCCCGGCTGGCCAAGCTGGATGAAGATGAGCTATGA
- the ARHGEF25 gene encoding rho guanine nucleotide exchange factor 25 isoform X2 → MREDHRGGRCACPHVIRKVLAKCGCCFSRGGRESYSIAGSEGSVSASVASVLAPTSVPSSGFSSGPCSPGPPGPISGLRRWLDHSRHCLSVETETDNDQAGSCQGWIRESTLASGEELPELTLLTTLLEGPGDRTQESTTSQPTEETPTQTTESEEEKRKRALDRSMYVLGELVETEKMYVEDLGQIVEGYMATMTAQGIPENLRGRDRIVFGNIQQIYEWHRDYFLQELQKCLQDPDWLAQLFIKHERRLHMYVIYCQNKPKSEHVMSEFGDSYFEELRQQLGHRLQLNDLLIKPVQRIMQYQLLLKDFLKYYSKAKKNTEELEHAVEVMCFVPKRCNDMMSLGRLRGFEGKLTTQGKLLGQDTFWVTEPEAGGLLPARGRERRVFLFEQIVIFSEALGGGVRGGTQPGYVYKNSIKVSCLGLEKNTQGDPCRFTLTSRGPEGGVQRYILQASDPTISEAWTQHIAQILESQRNFLNALQSPIEYQRRESQTNSLGRIGGSVGGSPGRSRLGDRAPISTHTPINGSLPSLLLPPVGVAESHLPQNEQAPPAPEDLICQARLAKLDEDEL, encoded by the exons ATGCGGGAGGATCATCGGGGGGGTCGTTGTGCCTGTCCCCACGTGATCCGCAAAGTGTTGGCAAAATGCGGCTGCTGTTTCTCCCGGGGGGGTCGCG AGTCCTATTCCATTGCTGGCAGTGAAGGCAGTGTCTCTGCTTCTGTTGCCTCTGTCCTGGCCCCCACTTCTGTCCCTAGTTCTGGATTCAGCTCTGGTCCCTGCTCCCCTGGACCTCCAGGGCCTATCAGTGGCTTGAGGCGGTGGTTGGACCACTCTAGACACTGCCTcagtgtggaaactgagacagacaatgACCAGGCAGGATCATGTCAG GGATGGATTCGGGAGTCAACTCTAGCCTCAGGGGAGGAATTACCAGAATTGACCTTACTGACCACTTTATTGGAGGGACCTGGAGACAGGACCCAG GAAAGTACAACTTCCCAGCCCACTGAGGAGACTCCCACTCAAACTacagaaagtgaggaagaaaaaaggaagagggcaTTGGACAGGAGTAT GTATGTCCTGGGTGAACTGGTGGAAACCGAAAAAATGTACGTGGAGGACTTGGGACAGATTGTGGAG GGCTACATGGCAACCATGACAGCCCAGGGCATCCCTGAAAATCTGCGAGGTCGAGACAGGATTGTGTTTGGGAATATCCAGCAAATCTATGAATGGCACCGAGA TTACTTCCTTCAAGAACTACAAAAATGTCTTCAGGATCCTGATTGGCTGGCCCAGCTCTTCATTAAGCAT GAGAGAAGGCTACACATGTATGTTATTTACTGCCAGAACAAACCCAAGTCTGAACATGTCATGTCTGAATTTGGAGATAGCTACTTTGAG GAGCTTCGTCAGCAGCTTGGTCACCGTCTTCAGCTTAATGACCTTCTCATCAAACCTGTACAGAGAATCATGCAATACCAGCTGTTACTCAAG GATTTCCTCAAATATTATAGCAAAGCCAAGAAGAATACTGAAGAGCTTGAG CATGCAGTAGAGGTCATGTGCTTTGTGCCCAAACGCTGCAATGACATGATGAGTCTGGGGCGACTTCGAGGCTTTGAG GGCAAGTTGACGACCCAGGGGAAGCTCCTGGGTCAGGACACATTCTGGGTTACTGAACCTGAAGCAGGGGGACTGCTTCCTGCCCGGGGTCGAGAGAGACGAGTCTTCCTCTTTGAACAAATCGTCATCTTCAGCGAGGCCCTAGGGGGAGGGGTTAGGGGTGGGACACAACCTGGATACGTCTATAAGAACAGCATTAAG GTCAGCTGTCTGGGCCTGGAGAAGAACACTCAAGGAGATCCCTGTCGGTTCACCTTGACTTCAAGAGGGCCAGAGGGTGGTGTCCAGCGCTACATTCTACAGGCTTCGGATCCAACAATCAGTGAGGCCTGGACTCAGCATATAGCCCAGATCCTGGAAAGTCAGAGGAATTTCCTGAATG CACTGCAGTCACCGATCGAATACCAGCGACGGGAAAGCCAGACTAACAGCTTGGGAAGAATAGGAGGGTCTGTGGGGGGAAGCCCTGGACGATCCCGGCTTGGGGACCGAGCCCCCATCAGCACACATACACCCATCAAtggctccctcccttccctgttGCTGCCCCCAGTGGGGGTGGCTGAAAGCCACCTGCCTCAGAATGAACAG GCCCCTCCTGCACCTGAGGACCTTATCTGCCAGGCCCGGCTGGCCAAGCTGGATGAAGATGAGCTATGA